Proteins encoded by one window of Fusobacterium perfoetens:
- a CDS encoding LytR C-terminal domain-containing protein → MKFNRNKSSNPRVKYVLGGFIVLVVLTGTLIYNLISGNKDIKEWDRYMIIGKDNIFVVYEDKLAIKIPFDIQVDKDISFRDLIKVKNYEEILNRVNGVLPEKVEKYKVIKFGEVDINVKNARNIPEVMINDRRHILTSNMESMFDDLLREKDMKNIANENIIVDILNANGRAGHARRTGEKLRKELGVKFNAANYETNGEQSYVIVNDLPKEKVEELVMSINEKYFKIKEDATIPTLANVVFVLGKEERKIFNVEVVGDSATAGIYADTLKKDGYNDVTQKKEAVKGTDTLINYNKEDYYIAYKIGKKLGIDKFVEKNDLQNKIVVVVE, encoded by the coding sequence GTGAAATTTAACAGAAATAAATCGTCAAATCCAAGAGTAAAATATGTTCTTGGAGGTTTCATTGTTTTAGTTGTGCTTACAGGAACTTTAATTTATAATCTTATAAGTGGAAACAAAGATATAAAAGAGTGGGACAGATATATGATTATAGGAAAGGATAATATATTTGTAGTTTATGAAGATAAACTTGCAATAAAAATTCCTTTTGACATTCAAGTTGATAAAGATATAAGTTTCAGAGATTTAATAAAAGTTAAAAACTATGAAGAAATTTTAAACAGAGTAAATGGAGTTCTTCCTGAAAAAGTTGAAAAATATAAAGTTATAAAGTTTGGAGAAGTAGACATTAATGTTAAAAATGCAAGAAATATTCCAGAAGTTATGATAAATGACAGAAGACATATTTTAACTTCAAATATGGAATCTATGTTTGATGATCTTTTAAGAGAGAAAGATATGAAAAATATTGCAAATGAAAATATAATAGTTGATATATTAAATGCAAATGGAAGAGCAGGACATGCAAGAAGAACTGGAGAAAAGCTTCGTAAAGAATTGGGAGTTAAATTTAATGCAGCAAACTATGAAACAAACGGGGAACAAAGTTATGTTATAGTAAATGATCTTCCAAAAGAAAAAGTTGAAGAGCTTGTAATGTCTATTAATGAAAAATATTTTAAAATAAAAGAAGATGCTACAATACCTACACTTGCTAATGTTGTGTTTGTTCTTGGAAAAGAAGAAAGAAAAATATTTAATGTTGAAGTAGTTGGAGACAGTGCAACGGCAGGTATTTATGCAGATACTCTTAAAAAAGATGGTTATAATGATGTAACACAGAAAAAAGAAGCAGTAAAAGGTACAGATACTCTTATTAACTACAATAAAGAGGATTACTATATAGCATACAAAATAGGAAAAAAACTTGGAATTGACAAATTTGTTGAAAAAAATGATTTACAAAACAAAATTGTTGTAGTTGTTGAATAA
- a CDS encoding RsmE family RNA methyltransferase produces MISVIIESKNINLDKIIIDDKNDVNHLKNSFRVKEGETVRAVDGENEYICKVAVIDKKEITLDIVEIKKDTTIKNTEITAGLSIIKNDKMELSIQKLTEIGVDKIIPLETKRTIVKLNGKKDKWDVIVKEATKQCQRVKLLEIENIKKLKDVDYSQYDLVIVPYECEEEYSLKNLLKGLETVPKKVLYLIGAEGGFDISEIEYLKSIENIRIVTLGKNILRAETASIVVGGILVNEFQ; encoded by the coding sequence GTGATAAGTGTTATAATAGAGAGTAAAAATATTAATCTTGATAAAATTATAATAGATGATAAAAATGATGTTAATCATTTAAAAAACTCTTTCAGGGTTAAAGAGGGAGAAACTGTAAGAGCTGTTGATGGTGAAAATGAATATATCTGTAAGGTAGCTGTTATTGATAAAAAAGAAATCACTCTTGATATTGTTGAGATAAAGAAAGATACAACAATAAAAAATACAGAAATAACAGCTGGATTAAGTATAATCAAAAATGATAAGATGGAGCTTAGTATTCAAAAACTTACAGAAATAGGTGTTGATAAAATAATTCCCCTTGAAACTAAAAGAACAATTGTAAAACTAAATGGGAAAAAAGATAAATGGGATGTTATTGTAAAAGAAGCAACAAAACAATGTCAAAGAGTAAAGCTTCTTGAAATAGAAAATATAAAAAAATTAAAAGATGTAGATTATTCACAGTATGATTTGGTAATTGTTCCTTATGAATGTGAGGAGGAGTACAGTTTAAAAAATCTTTTAAAAGGACTTGAAACTGTACCAAAGAAAGTTCTGTACTTAATAGGAGCTGAAGGGGGCTTTGATATAAGCGAGATAGAATATCTGAAATCAATTGAAAATATAAGAATAGTTACACTTGGAAAAAATATATTGAGAGCAGAGACAGCTTCTATCGTAGTAGGAGGAATATTAGTAAATGAGTTTCAATAA
- a CDS encoding ribonuclease J, which yields MEKTVKKQQKSRKGKVSENRKKAVYLSENSEIKEVKNIKEIKEIKENKEEKMYVIPLGGLDEIGKNMTLVQYRDEIIIIDCGVGFPGEGLLGIDLVIPDFSYVENNKSKIKGLFVTHGHEDHIGSIPYLYQKIDKEVSIFSGKLTLALIEGKFENLKMRDLPKMREVKNRSKVKVGKYFNVEFIRVTHSIADSYSILVTTPAGTALFTGDFKIDLTPVDGLGTDLARLAQIGEKGVDLLLADSTNSEVEGYTPSERTVGAAFQLEFAKAKGRIIVAAFASHIHRLQQIVTIAESYGRKIAIDGRSLVKVFEVAQKMGYLKIKKDTMIPLSDVENEKDNKVVILCTGTQGEPMASLSRIAQNIHKHTKIKEGDTVIISATPIPGNEKAVSKNINNLLKYDAEVIFKKVAGIHVSGHASKKEQELMLNLIKPKYFMPVHGEYKMLKAHIETAIATGISKANTLLGLNGNKIEITQSGVKIKGKVSAGATFIDGLGVGDIGQTVLRDRQQLSQDGVIIVVFTLNKETGKIIAGPEIVTRGFTYSKDSDELIQGTVEHINEKLAKLEDSKIKDWQPIKNMTKEAVAKFVYSKTKRNPVILPIIMEV from the coding sequence ATGGAAAAGACAGTAAAGAAACAGCAGAAAAGTAGAAAAGGAAAAGTTTCAGAAAATAGAAAAAAAGCAGTTTATCTTTCTGAAAATAGTGAAATAAAAGAGGTAAAAAATATAAAAGAGATTAAAGAAATAAAAGAAAATAAAGAGGAAAAAATGTATGTTATTCCTCTTGGAGGACTAGATGAAATAGGAAAAAATATGACTCTTGTCCAATACAGAGATGAGATAATTATAATAGACTGTGGAGTTGGATTTCCTGGAGAAGGACTTTTAGGAATAGATCTTGTAATTCCAGATTTTTCTTATGTAGAGAATAATAAAAGTAAGATAAAAGGGCTTTTTGTAACTCATGGACATGAAGACCATATAGGTTCAATACCATATCTTTATCAAAAAATAGATAAAGAAGTTTCAATTTTTTCAGGAAAACTTACTTTAGCTCTTATTGAAGGAAAATTTGAAAATTTAAAAATGAGAGATCTTCCTAAGATGAGAGAGGTTAAAAACCGTTCAAAAGTAAAAGTAGGAAAATATTTTAATGTAGAATTTATAAGAGTAACACACTCAATAGCAGATTCTTATTCAATTCTTGTAACAACTCCAGCAGGAACAGCTCTTTTTACAGGGGATTTTAAAATAGATCTTACTCCAGTTGATGGACTTGGAACTGACCTTGCAAGACTGGCACAGATAGGAGAAAAAGGAGTTGATCTTCTTCTGGCAGATTCAACAAACTCTGAAGTAGAAGGATACACACCTTCTGAAAGAACAGTAGGTGCTGCATTTCAGCTTGAATTTGCAAAGGCTAAGGGAAGAATAATTGTTGCAGCTTTTGCTTCACATATACACAGACTTCAGCAAATTGTAACAATAGCAGAATCTTATGGAAGAAAAATAGCTATAGATGGAAGAAGTCTTGTAAAAGTATTTGAGGTTGCACAGAAAATGGGATATCTTAAAATAAAAAAAGATACGATGATTCCTCTTTCTGATGTAGAAAATGAAAAAGATAATAAGGTAGTTATTCTTTGTACAGGAACACAGGGAGAACCTATGGCATCTCTTTCAAGAATAGCTCAGAATATACATAAGCATACAAAAATAAAAGAAGGAGATACAGTAATTATATCTGCAACTCCTATTCCTGGAAATGAAAAAGCAGTTTCAAAAAATATAAATAATCTTTTAAAATATGATGCAGAAGTTATATTTAAAAAAGTTGCAGGAATTCATGTATCAGGACATGCCAGCAAAAAAGAACAGGAACTTATGCTTAATCTTATAAAGCCTAAATATTTTATGCCTGTTCACGGAGAATATAAAATGCTTAAGGCACATATAGAGACAGCTATTGCAACAGGAATTTCTAAAGCGAATACACTTCTTGGGCTTAATGGAAATAAAATAGAAATAACACAGAGTGGTGTCAAAATAAAAGGAAAAGTAAGTGCAGGAGCAACATTTATAGACGGACTTGGAGTTGGAGATATAGGACAGACTGTTTTAAGAGACAGACAGCAACTTTCACAGGACGGAGTAATTATTGTAGTATTTACTTTAAATAAAGAAACTGGTAAAATAATTGCCGGACCTGAAATTGTAACAAGAGGATTTACATACTCAAAAGACTCTGATGAGCTTATTCAGGGAACAGTGGAACATATAAATGAAAAGCTTGCTAAATTGGAAGATAGTAAAATAAAAGATTGGCAGCCTATAAAAAATATGACAAAAGAAGCTGTTGCAAAGTTTGTATACAGTAAAACAAAAAGAAATCCAGTAATTCTTCCTATAATAATGGAAGTATAA
- the dxs gene encoding 1-deoxy-D-xylulose-5-phosphate synthase translates to MNLDNMTTENLNELCSNIREKIIDVVLKNGGHLASNLGVVELTVALKKIFNSDEKNKILFDVGHQAYVYKILTGREEKFGTLRTYKGIGPFLDPKESSEDYFISGHAGSALSAGCGIAFAEPDIRVIVVVGDASIANGHSLEALNNMGNLKNMIVILNDNDMSIGKSVGSLSSFFSRMISSRVYMNVKKDVKNIIDRGNFGRRVKNTLGRAEHSIKNFFLPMSISENLGFKYFGVVDGHNMEELLDVFQKAKETEGPVFIHVRTKKGKGYKPAEENKEKFHGVSPYNPHKIEGQKTYSDIFGDKLVSMAEEDKNICAISAGMVKGTGLKEFFEKYPERSIDVGIAEGHGVTFAAGLAVSGKKPYYAVYSTFLSRGIGQLIHDISLQNLPVKFMIDRAGIVGEDGKTHHGIYDVSFMLSIPNFTILAPTTKKELEEILEFSKDYNSPLGIRYSKENGFDIEGDGSFVLGKWREIKKGKRNLYIATGSMLKEILDAEDLLKEKGIEGTIVSAASIKPMDTDFIDKNFEKYDNIIVLEENYYINSFGTEIVEYINNSKINKKIIKIGIETGAVPHGKRGILLEEYGLRGKKLVERIEGRINGES, encoded by the coding sequence ATGAATTTAGATAATATGACAACAGAAAACCTTAATGAATTATGCAGCAATATAAGAGAAAAAATAATAGATGTTGTTTTAAAAAATGGAGGACATCTTGCTTCAAATCTTGGGGTAGTAGAACTTACAGTAGCATTGAAAAAAATATTTAATTCAGATGAAAAAAATAAAATTTTATTTGATGTAGGTCATCAAGCTTATGTTTATAAAATTTTAACTGGAAGAGAAGAAAAATTTGGCACTTTAAGAACATATAAAGGAATAGGGCCTTTTCTTGATCCTAAGGAAAGCAGTGAAGATTATTTTATAAGCGGACATGCAGGAAGTGCTTTATCAGCAGGATGTGGAATAGCTTTTGCAGAGCCTGATATAAGAGTGATAGTTGTAGTAGGAGATGCTTCAATAGCCAATGGTCATTCTTTAGAAGCTCTTAATAATATGGGAAACTTAAAAAATATGATTGTTATACTTAATGATAATGACATGTCCATAGGAAAAAGTGTAGGTTCTCTTTCAAGTTTTTTCAGTAGAATGATTTCAAGCAGAGTTTACATGAATGTGAAGAAAGATGTTAAAAATATAATAGACAGAGGAAATTTTGGAAGAAGAGTAAAAAATACTCTTGGAAGGGCAGAACATTCAATAAAGAATTTTTTCCTTCCAATGAGTATATCTGAAAACTTAGGTTTTAAATATTTTGGCGTTGTAGATGGTCATAATATGGAAGAACTTTTAGATGTTTTTCAGAAAGCTAAAGAAACAGAAGGACCTGTGTTTATACATGTAAGGACAAAGAAAGGAAAAGGATATAAACCAGCTGAAGAAAATAAGGAAAAATTTCATGGAGTAAGTCCTTATAATCCACATAAAATAGAGGGACAGAAAACATATTCTGATATTTTCGGAGACAAACTTGTTTCAATGGCTGAAGAAGATAAGAATATATGTGCTATATCAGCAGGAATGGTAAAAGGAACAGGACTTAAAGAATTTTTTGAAAAATATCCTGAAAGAAGTATTGATGTAGGAATTGCTGAAGGACACGGAGTTACTTTTGCAGCAGGACTTGCAGTTTCAGGGAAAAAACCTTATTATGCTGTATATTCAACATTCCTTTCAAGAGGAATAGGACAACTTATTCACGATATTTCTCTTCAGAATCTTCCTGTAAAGTTTATGATAGACAGAGCAGGGATAGTAGGAGAAGATGGAAAGACACATCACGGAATTTATGATGTATCTTTTATGCTTTCAATACCTAATTTTACAATACTTGCTCCTACAACAAAAAAAGAACTTGAAGAGATATTAGAATTTTCAAAAGATTATAATTCTCCTTTAGGTATAAGATACTCAAAAGAAAATGGATTTGACATAGAAGGAGATGGTTCATTTGTTTTGGGAAAATGGAGAGAAATAAAAAAAGGAAAAAGAAATTTATATATAGCAACGGGATCTATGCTTAAAGAGATTTTAGATGCAGAAGATCTTCTTAAAGAAAAAGGAATAGAAGGGACTATTGTAAGCGCAGCTTCTATAAAACCTATGGATACAGATTTCATAGATAAAAATTTTGAAAAATATGATAATATAATTGTTCTTGAAGAAAATTATTATATTAATTCTTTTGGAACAGAGATTGTTGAATATATAAATAATTCAAAAATAAATAAAAAAATAATAAAAATCGGAATAGAAACAGGAGCAGTGCCTCATGGAAAAAGGGGAATATTGCTTGAGGAGTATGGTTTAAGAGGAAAAAAATTAGTGGAAAGAATAGAAGGTAGAATTAATGGGGAAAGCTAA
- the mrdA gene encoding penicillin-binding protein 2 — protein MRLKDLKSRKMKHVRLGENNSDRCWIVKIAIVGIFFLLVVRMGYLQIYMGEEYKYKAENNRVKFVRVDALRGNIVDANGEIVATNKIGYRLNYLNERKYNDKILKDLSSLTGRSEEYIEKRIKYGEISMYTRENTIMEDLDEETAHKILERKNEFPYLNIETYFKRKYIEDETASHVIGYVKKISNKEYEILKDEGYDDRDVIGKEGIEKEYDKVLRGEKGFEYFEVNARSIVQKVIKNKPSVKGKDVHLTIDMRLQRYMENVFKERKLVGSMIALNPKDGKVLTMVSYPTYPLNTFSSTIPSDLWNEILYDKRKPLTNKSISGEYPPGSVFKPFVAFSFLEAGLDPYEKFYDDGAYRIGEWQWRSWKRTGHGYVDLRKAIIESANVYFYRAAHQYGSGVITKNVKNFGFGRPTGIDIPGEKSGLVPSPEWKKKRFKEGWYTGDTIIFAIGQGYMTATPLQVAQAYSVLANQGYAYRPRLVDYITDGQTKEETEKIKNVDVKYPKEYYRLLKNAMIGVVEEKNGTGKILRTEGLKIAAKSGSAQNSQFKETHAWVAGYFPADNPEIVFVVLLQGAGSGGAVAGGVAKAFIDEYLSLYGEK, from the coding sequence ATGAGACTGAAAGATTTAAAAAGCAGAAAAATGAAGCATGTGAGACTGGGAGAAAATAATTCTGACAGATGCTGGATAGTGAAAATTGCAATAGTAGGGATATTTTTTCTGCTTGTAGTGAGAATGGGTTATCTTCAGATTTACATGGGAGAAGAGTATAAATACAAGGCTGAAAATAACCGTGTAAAATTTGTAAGAGTTGATGCCTTAAGAGGAAATATTGTTGATGCAAATGGAGAAATAGTTGCTACAAATAAAATAGGTTACAGGCTTAATTATCTGAATGAAAGAAAATACAATGATAAAATTTTAAAAGATTTAAGTTCTCTTACAGGTCGCAGTGAGGAGTATATTGAAAAAAGAATAAAGTATGGGGAAATTTCTATGTACACAAGAGAAAATACCATAATGGAAGATTTAGACGAAGAAACTGCTCACAAGATACTTGAAAGAAAAAATGAATTTCCTTATCTTAATATAGAAACATATTTCAAAAGAAAATATATAGAAGATGAAACAGCTTCTCATGTTATAGGATATGTTAAAAAAATTTCAAATAAGGAATATGAAATTTTAAAAGATGAGGGATATGATGACAGAGATGTCATTGGAAAAGAGGGAATAGAAAAAGAATATGACAAAGTCTTAAGAGGAGAAAAAGGGTTTGAATATTTTGAAGTAAATGCAAGATCAATTGTCCAGAAGGTTATAAAAAATAAGCCATCAGTAAAAGGTAAAGATGTTCATCTGACAATTGATATGAGACTTCAGAGATATATGGAAAATGTATTTAAGGAAAGAAAACTTGTTGGAAGTATGATTGCATTAAATCCAAAAGATGGAAAAGTTCTTACTATGGTAAGTTATCCAACTTATCCTTTAAATACTTTCAGCTCTACAATTCCTTCTGACTTATGGAATGAAATTCTTTATGACAAAAGAAAACCTCTTACAAATAAATCTATTTCAGGAGAATATCCTCCTGGATCAGTGTTTAAACCATTTGTGGCTTTTTCATTTTTAGAAGCAGGATTAGATCCTTATGAAAAATTTTATGATGATGGAGCTTACAGAATAGGTGAATGGCAGTGGAGATCATGGAAAAGAACAGGACATGGTTATGTTGATTTAAGAAAAGCGATTATTGAATCTGCCAATGTTTATTTCTATAGAGCAGCTCATCAATATGGCTCTGGAGTAATAACAAAAAATGTTAAAAATTTTGGATTTGGAAGACCAACAGGAATTGATATTCCTGGAGAAAAAAGTGGTCTTGTCCCATCTCCTGAATGGAAAAAGAAAAGGTTTAAAGAAGGATGGTATACAGGTGATACAATTATCTTTGCAATAGGACAGGGATATATGACAGCAACACCTCTTCAGGTAGCACAGGCTTATTCTGTTTTAGCTAATCAGGGATATGCTTACAGACCAAGGCTTGTAGATTACATAACAGATGGACAAACTAAAGAGGAAACAGAAAAAATAAAAAATGTAGATGTCAAATATCCTAAGGAATATTATAGATTACTTAAAAATGCAATGATAGGAGTAGTGGAAGAAAAGAATGGAACAGGGAAAATACTGAGAACAGAAGGTTTAAAAATTGCTGCAAAGAGTGGATCAGCACAGAACTCACAATTTAAAGAAACCCATGCATGGGTTGCTGGATATTTTCCAGCAGATAATCCAGAAATAGTTTTTGTAGTGCTTCTTCAAGGAGCAGGAAGTGGAGGAGCTGTTGCTGGAGGTGTAGCAAAAGCATTTATAGATGAGTATTTATCCCTATATGGTGAAAAATAA
- a CDS encoding divergent PAP2 family protein has protein sequence MSETGIILGNKILDVTFIAWFTAQFYKVLYTLFAQKKLDVKRFFETGGMPSSHSSTVSCLASCTGIIYGRESGYFAVSVILAVIVMYDAMGIRRAAGKQAGVLNRMMDKLSEKIGEMFHDEKLKELLGHTQLEVLAGMILGVAVAFMFKGYLIS, from the coding sequence ATGAGTGAAACAGGAATTATTCTTGGAAATAAGATACTTGATGTAACCTTTATTGCATGGTTTACAGCACAGTTTTATAAAGTGCTATATACTTTATTTGCTCAGAAAAAACTGGATGTAAAGCGTTTCTTTGAAACTGGAGGAATGCCAAGTTCGCATTCATCCACTGTATCATGTCTGGCTTCATGCACTGGGATTATTTATGGAAGGGAAAGCGGATATTTTGCGGTTTCTGTAATTCTTGCTGTTATTGTTATGTATGATGCTATGGGAATAAGAAGGGCAGCAGGAAAGCAGGCGGGAGTTTTAAACAGAATGATGGACAAACTTTCTGAGAAAATCGGAGAGATGTTTCATGATGAGAAATTAAAGGAACTGCTGGGACATACTCAGCTGGAAGTCCTTGCAGGAATGATATTGGGAGTTGCAGTAGCTTTCATGTTTAAGGGATATTTAATTTCATAA
- the mtaB gene encoding tRNA (N(6)-L-threonylcarbamoyladenosine(37)-C(2))-methylthiotransferase MtaB has product MSFNKKVAFYTLGCKVNQYETESLKNKLIKLGYEEVPFEESADFYVINSCTVTSVADRKTRNILRRAKKANDKSKVIVTGCYAQTNGKELLEIDEVDYVVGNSNKTEVIDLIENIEGKSSSSHVVLSDIFKENEYKELEFSTYREMSRAYIKIQDGCNNFCSYCKIPFGRGKSRSRKLENIIEEAEKLAAEGFKEIILIGINLGAYGEDFDEKITFEDLLEAVVKVEGITRVRIGSMYPDKINGRFVEIMKNNKKIMPHLHISLQSCNDEVLKGMRRKYGTSLIRERLSLLRENVPNIEYTADVIVGFPGETEEMYESSKQMIKEIGFSTLHVFPYSERENTLAASFENKVSPAEKKRRAADLENSEKESAVEVRKKYIGKVLNVLIEEKKGNGYYGYSENYLRVKIKDREDLILNVNDEVNVKITGCEKELLTGEI; this is encoded by the coding sequence ATGAGTTTCAATAAAAAAGTAGCATTTTATACTTTAGGCTGTAAAGTAAATCAATATGAAACAGAGAGCCTTAAGAATAAACTTATAAAACTTGGATATGAAGAAGTGCCATTTGAAGAAAGTGCAGATTTTTATGTTATAAATTCATGCACAGTTACATCTGTAGCAGATAGGAAAACAAGAAATATTCTAAGAAGAGCTAAAAAAGCAAACGACAAATCAAAAGTTATTGTTACAGGGTGTTATGCTCAGACAAATGGAAAAGAGCTTCTTGAAATAGATGAAGTTGATTATGTTGTAGGAAACAGTAATAAAACAGAGGTTATAGACCTTATAGAAAATATAGAGGGGAAATCATCTTCCTCTCATGTTGTGCTTAGTGATATTTTTAAAGAAAATGAGTATAAAGAACTTGAATTTTCAACATACAGAGAAATGTCAAGAGCTTATATAAAGATTCAGGATGGATGTAATAATTTTTGCTCATACTGCAAAATTCCTTTTGGAAGAGGAAAAAGCAGATCAAGAAAACTTGAAAATATAATAGAAGAAGCAGAAAAATTAGCAGCAGAAGGTTTTAAAGAAATAATTCTTATAGGAATAAATCTTGGTGCATATGGAGAAGATTTTGATGAAAAGATAACTTTTGAAGATCTTCTTGAAGCTGTAGTTAAAGTTGAAGGAATTACAAGAGTAAGAATAGGTTCTATGTATCCTGATAAGATTAATGGCAGATTTGTTGAAATAATGAAAAATAATAAAAAAATAATGCCACATCTTCATATATCTCTTCAGTCATGTAATGATGAAGTCTTAAAGGGAATGAGAAGAAAATATGGAACATCGCTTATAAGAGAAAGACTTTCTCTTTTAAGAGAAAATGTACCTAATATAGAATATACAGCAGATGTTATTGTAGGTTTTCCTGGAGAAACAGAAGAAATGTATGAAAGCAGCAAACAGATGATAAAAGAAATAGGTTTTTCTACACTTCATGTGTTTCCTTATTCAGAAAGAGAAAATACTCTTGCAGCTTCTTTTGAAAATAAAGTATCTCCTGCTGAAAAGAAAAGAAGGGCAGCAGATTTAGAAAACTCTGAAAAAGAAAGTGCTGTAGAGGTAAGGAAAAAGTATATAGGAAAAGTTCTGAATGTTCTTATTGAAGAGAAAAAAGGAAACGGATACTATGGATACAGTGAAAATTATCTGAGAGTAAAAATAAAAGATAGGGAAGATTTAATTTTAAATGTAAATGATGAAGTTAATGTAAAAATTACTGGGTGTGAAAAGGAGTTGTTGACAGGTGAAATTTAA
- a CDS encoding phosphohydrolase yields MGKANEKALEFINILVNNDMVGELENHDDQGVKVSAHTYDVLKVSIDEIKRDYRDFDEAKRFIDFFAIIVGVIIHDLSKGSIRKTSETMSHSQMMLKKPDYIIKEAEALLEEVENEAGVKIKENIRKNITHIVVSHHGRWGKIVPNTREAHIVHRADMYSAKYHRINPIGANEILEALCMGENIVEVSKRFMCTTGVIKDRLKRAKMELRLKTTKHLINYYKKTRKVPIGDNFFTKRVKETAKLIATVEKKGFRQLILTNKLLDYLVDEEIFEPMGEKTDERKN; encoded by the coding sequence ATGGGGAAAGCTAATGAAAAAGCATTAGAGTTTATAAACATACTTGTAAATAATGATATGGTCGGAGAACTTGAAAATCATGATGACCAAGGAGTAAAAGTAAGTGCTCATACATATGATGTATTAAAAGTTTCCATTGATGAAATAAAAAGAGACTACAGAGACTTTGATGAAGCAAAGAGATTTATAGATTTTTTTGCAATAATTGTAGGAGTTATAATTCATGATTTAAGTAAAGGAAGTATAAGAAAAACTTCAGAAACAATGTCTCATTCTCAAATGATGCTTAAAAAACCAGATTATATCATAAAAGAAGCAGAGGCTCTTTTGGAAGAAGTGGAAAATGAAGCTGGTGTAAAAATCAAAGAAAATATAAGAAAAAATATTACTCATATAGTTGTATCACATCACGGAAGATGGGGAAAAATAGTTCCTAATACAAGAGAAGCTCATATAGTTCATAGGGCAGACATGTATTCAGCTAAATATCACAGAATAAATCCTATAGGTGCAAATGAGATTCTTGAAGCACTTTGTATGGGTGAAAACATTGTTGAAGTTAGCAAAAGATTCATGTGTACAACAGGAGTTATAAAAGACAGGCTTAAAAGAGCAAAAATGGAACTGAGGCTTAAAACTACAAAGCATTTAATAAACTATTATAAAAAAACGAGAAAGGTTCCAATAGGAGATAATTTTTTTACTAAAAGAGTAAAAGAAACAGCAAAACTTATAGCTACAGTTGAAAAAAAAGGATTCAGACAGCTTATTCTTACAAATAAACTTCTTGATTATCTTGTAGATGAAGAAATTTTTGAACCTATGGGAGAAAAAACAGATGAAAGAAAGAATTGA
- the yhbY gene encoding ribosome assembly RNA-binding protein YhbY, protein MNSRQREFLRKAAHDLEPMVRLGKDGFTDNQAQSILDVIESRELIKVKILQNSRVEKEEVAKEIEAKTGCEVVGIIGKTIILYKPNTEKPKISLEVNAIK, encoded by the coding sequence ATGAACAGCAGACAAAGAGAATTTTTAAGAAAAGCAGCACATGATTTAGAGCCTATGGTAAGACTTGGAAAAGATGGTTTTACTGATAATCAGGCACAAAGTATACTAGATGTAATTGAATCAAGAGAACTTATAAAAGTTAAGATTCTTCAAAATTCAAGAGTTGAGAAAGAAGAAGTAGCAAAAGAAATTGAAGCAAAAACAGGTTGTGAAGTTGTTGGAATTATAGGAAAAACTATAATTCTTTACAAACCTAATACAGAAAAACCAAAAATTTCTTTAGAAGTGAATGCTATAAAATAA